One segment of Peptococcus niger DNA contains the following:
- a CDS encoding isoprenyl transferase yields MSQSESINQRISQLKKGNIPRHIGIIMDGNGRWATMRGLVRLKGHRAGVEAMDAILETVIALGVEYLTVYAFSTENWKRPTSEVNGLMALLVEYLDRKCDKLMRNDVRLMAIGDKAGLPDKVQASLQRVEEKTKNNATLHFNIALNYGGRQELVRAARLLAQEVAAGDRSPETINEAAIAEKLYTAGQPDPDFIIRSSGEFRISNFMLWQMAYAELWLTDVLWPDFSPADLLEAIGDFQGRDRRFGGIAMKGKI; encoded by the coding sequence ATGAGTCAATCTGAGTCAATCAATCAACGGATTAGCCAATTGAAAAAAGGCAATATACCGAGGCATATAGGTATTATCATGGACGGTAACGGGCGTTGGGCGACCATGCGAGGTTTGGTGCGGTTAAAGGGGCACCGGGCCGGGGTAGAAGCCATGGACGCCATTTTAGAAACGGTGATTGCTTTAGGCGTCGAGTATTTGACCGTCTATGCTTTTTCCACGGAAAACTGGAAGCGACCGACCAGTGAGGTCAACGGCTTGATGGCGCTTTTAGTGGAATATTTGGATCGCAAGTGTGATAAACTGATGCGCAATGACGTGCGCCTGATGGCCATTGGCGACAAAGCCGGCTTACCGGACAAGGTGCAGGCCAGCTTGCAGCGTGTGGAAGAAAAAACGAAAAATAATGCCACGCTGCACTTTAACATTGCCCTGAATTACGGTGGACGGCAGGAGCTGGTGCGAGCTGCCCGCTTGTTGGCGCAAGAAGTGGCGGCCGGTGACCGCTCGCCTGAAACGATTAATGAGGCGGCCATTGCTGAAAAATTATACACGGCGGGCCAACCGGATCCGGATTTTATTATTCGGTCCTCCGGGGAATTTCGCATTTCAAATTTCATGCTCTGGCAAATGGCCTATGCGGAACTTTGGCTGACAGATGTTCTGTGGCCGGATTTTTCGCCTGCTGACCTGCTGGAGGCAATCGGTGATTTCCAAGGGCGCGACCGACGCTTCGGGGGCATCGCCATGAAAGGAAAGATATGA
- the frr gene encoding ribosome recycling factor — MINDILKDTENRMNLSIESLRTELSRIRTGKANISLLDGITVPYYGTPTPLNQVANISAPEPRLLTVQPWDKAIIGEIEKALQASDLGITPNNDGTVIRLPLPQLTQEVREDLAKQARKRGEDAKVSVRNIRRDANDQIKKLEKAKEIPEDDSKSGQDDVQKLTDDAIKQVDSVVAEKEKEVLEF; from the coding sequence ATGATTAACGATATTTTAAAAGACACAGAAAACCGTATGAACTTGTCCATTGAATCCTTGCGGACAGAATTAAGCCGCATCCGAACCGGCAAAGCCAATATCTCTTTATTGGATGGCATTACCGTGCCGTATTACGGTACCCCGACGCCCCTTAATCAAGTGGCCAATATCAGCGCCCCGGAACCACGTCTTTTGACGGTCCAACCTTGGGATAAAGCCATTATCGGGGAAATTGAAAAGGCCCTTCAAGCCTCCGACTTGGGCATTACGCCCAATAATGACGGGACCGTCATCCGCCTGCCCCTGCCTCAGTTGACCCAGGAAGTGCGTGAAGATTTGGCAAAACAGGCTCGGAAACGTGGCGAAGATGCCAAGGTCAGCGTGCGTAATATTCGCCGCGATGCCAACGACCAAATTAAAAAACTGGAAAAGGCGAAAGAAATTCCAGAGGATGATTCTAAATCAGGCCAAGATGATGTGCAAAAATTGACCGATGACGCCATTAAGCAAGTGGATAGCGTGGTGGCGGAAAAAGAAAAAGAAGTACTGGAGTTTTAA
- a CDS encoding PolC-type DNA polymerase III, producing the protein MSILVKDDFSGRLEENVKIFLEEAVVRQVLIQTRSKRLVVLLEVPYWPDLPLKEQVTQYLRQCYPAEVNLSVQMSCESLAATSDLLASKTLLLDYLADALPSLAPWLTECDFCEAGDLFTVSVHSDMVLKRLHKADAERSLTQWLEKIGKKNAQVRLLRSAVEEEPAKPLNIISTSPTQAAVEAKRPTAAPVRSAKSAKASKAAHVLFGKTIKQVPVTIAEITEENNRVCCAGQLFDLEARELKSDRGLVTFSITDQTDSIECRLFCDKKETADLLETLKSAGGICLNGRAQVDRYSQELVIMVNNINQKTLACRIDQAPEKRVELHLHTQMSNMDGVSSLKSLVGLAAQLGHSAIAITDHGVVQAFPQAYDLGKKLGIKIIYGMEAYIFDDSIPENQKPRTYHCILLAKNMTGLLNLYKLTTESHLRYFKRRPRIPKRLIEYAREGLIIGSACEAGELMQYLLAHPDDEAGLEALAAFYDYVEIQPLDNNAFMIRKDIVHERADLQKLNERLFALGRKLGKPVVATCDVHFANAEDAIFRTILMAGKGFSDAEQQAPLYYRNTDEMLAEFSYLGEADAYDVVVTAPNAIAAQIEDIKPVPSDLYAPEIDGAEAEIERLTYEKAHALYGEELPELVEARIQKELKAIIGNGFAVLYLIAHKLVKQSNEDGYLVGSRGSVGSSVVAYFTNITEVNALPPHYRCPQCHYSDFSNKAGAGTGIDLPRAVCPHCGTEMDKDGFDIPFEIFLGFKGDKVPDIDLNFSGEYQPSAHAFTETLFGKDNVFRAGTIATVAEKTAFGYVRKFYEERGEVHRSAEMNRLRNGCTGVKRTTGQHPGGLMVIPKGLDVHQFTPLQRPADDVKTEIVTTHFDYHSINDRLVKLDILGHDDPTVIKMLGDLTGLDARQVPLDDPATMSLFSSTDALGVTADELGSPVATYGVPEFNTKFTRQMLEDIKPQSFAELLRISGFSHGTDVWLNNAQDLIRSGTASATETISTRDDIMLFLIEKGMDFSLSFKIMESVRKGRGLSDDHHAAMVESNIPEWFIASCEKIKYLFPKAHAVAYVMMAYRIAWFKINQPLAFYAAYFTVRGADEFDLATVLAGKTAVQKKIQNIYNCGRDASAKDKAAISVLEVALELLVRGFHVLPVNIDRSDALKFTIVDDALLPPLVAIPGLGQTIATTIAEARSEKPFISVEDLKNRGKVGAAMVEEMQRLGILEGMPDSNQINLF; encoded by the coding sequence ATGTCGATTCTAGTCAAAGATGACTTTTCGGGACGACTAGAAGAGAACGTAAAAATATTTTTGGAAGAAGCTGTCGTCCGACAGGTGCTTATTCAAACGCGGTCTAAGCGTTTGGTGGTGCTCTTGGAGGTCCCCTATTGGCCTGACCTGCCGCTGAAAGAGCAAGTAACGCAATACCTTCGCCAATGTTATCCGGCGGAGGTCAATTTGTCTGTCCAGATGTCCTGCGAGAGCTTGGCAGCCACCTCTGATCTGTTGGCGTCAAAAACACTTTTACTGGACTATTTGGCAGATGCCCTGCCCAGTTTGGCGCCTTGGCTGACTGAGTGCGATTTTTGTGAAGCCGGGGATCTTTTTACGGTCAGCGTGCACTCGGATATGGTGCTCAAACGCTTGCATAAAGCGGATGCTGAGCGTAGCCTTACCCAGTGGCTCGAAAAAATCGGCAAAAAAAATGCGCAGGTGCGCTTGCTGCGTAGTGCAGTTGAAGAAGAGCCCGCCAAGCCGCTCAACATCATCAGCACGTCGCCGACCCAGGCAGCGGTTGAAGCAAAACGGCCAACAGCGGCGCCGGTACGGTCGGCTAAAAGTGCCAAAGCTAGTAAGGCGGCCCATGTTTTATTTGGCAAGACCATCAAGCAAGTGCCGGTGACCATTGCTGAAATTACAGAAGAAAACAACCGCGTCTGCTGTGCCGGTCAATTGTTTGACCTGGAGGCCCGTGAATTAAAAAGCGACAGAGGCCTGGTCACCTTCAGCATTACCGACCAAACGGACAGCATCGAGTGTCGCCTCTTTTGCGATAAAAAAGAAACAGCCGACCTTTTAGAAACTTTGAAAAGTGCCGGCGGTATATGCCTGAACGGTCGCGCCCAAGTGGACCGGTACAGCCAAGAGCTGGTCATTATGGTCAACAACATCAACCAAAAGACCCTGGCCTGCCGCATCGATCAGGCCCCGGAAAAACGGGTGGAATTGCATTTGCATACTCAAATGAGCAATATGGATGGGGTTTCCAGCTTAAAATCGCTGGTCGGATTGGCGGCCCAGCTTGGCCATTCGGCCATCGCCATTACAGACCATGGTGTGGTTCAAGCCTTTCCCCAGGCCTATGACCTGGGCAAGAAACTAGGCATTAAAATTATCTATGGCATGGAAGCCTACATCTTTGATGACAGTATCCCGGAAAATCAAAAGCCGCGCACCTACCACTGTATTTTGCTGGCAAAAAATATGACCGGTTTGCTGAACTTGTACAAGCTGACCACCGAATCCCATTTGCGGTATTTTAAACGCCGGCCGCGCATTCCCAAGCGATTGATTGAATATGCCAGGGAAGGGTTAATCATTGGCAGCGCCTGTGAAGCCGGGGAACTGATGCAGTACCTGCTGGCCCATCCGGATGATGAAGCCGGCTTGGAAGCGCTTGCCGCCTTTTACGATTATGTGGAAATTCAACCGCTGGACAACAATGCCTTTATGATTCGCAAAGATATCGTTCATGAACGGGCAGATCTTCAGAAATTAAATGAACGCCTTTTTGCCCTGGGACGGAAGCTGGGCAAACCTGTCGTTGCAACCTGCGATGTGCATTTTGCCAACGCCGAAGATGCCATTTTCAGAACCATTCTCATGGCCGGCAAAGGTTTTTCAGATGCGGAGCAGCAGGCCCCCCTATATTATCGGAATACAGATGAAATGCTGGCTGAGTTTTCTTATCTGGGTGAAGCGGATGCTTACGACGTCGTCGTTACGGCGCCTAATGCCATTGCAGCGCAAATCGAAGACATTAAACCGGTGCCAAGTGACTTATACGCCCCGGAAATTGATGGCGCGGAAGCAGAGATAGAGCGGCTTACCTATGAAAAAGCCCACGCCTTGTACGGAGAAGAGCTGCCGGAATTGGTCGAAGCGCGCATCCAAAAAGAGTTGAAAGCCATTATTGGTAATGGCTTCGCAGTCCTATACTTGATTGCTCATAAATTGGTTAAACAGTCCAATGAGGACGGCTACTTGGTTGGCTCCCGTGGCTCTGTTGGTTCATCGGTGGTGGCTTACTTTACCAACATCACTGAAGTGAACGCCCTGCCGCCGCATTATCGCTGTCCGCAGTGCCATTATAGCGACTTCAGCAACAAGGCCGGCGCCGGAACAGGCATCGACCTGCCGCGTGCCGTCTGCCCCCATTGCGGAACGGAAATGGATAAAGACGGATTCGACATTCCATTTGAAATTTTCTTAGGGTTCAAGGGGGACAAGGTACCGGATATTGATTTAAATTTCTCCGGAGAGTACCAGCCCTCAGCCCATGCCTTTACCGAGACCTTATTTGGAAAAGACAATGTCTTTCGCGCCGGGACCATCGCCACCGTTGCGGAAAAAACCGCCTTCGGCTATGTGCGCAAATTTTATGAAGAACGTGGCGAAGTCCATCGCAGCGCTGAAATGAACCGCTTACGCAACGGCTGTACAGGTGTTAAACGCACCACCGGACAGCATCCCGGAGGCCTCATGGTTATTCCGAAGGGCCTAGATGTACACCAATTTACGCCACTTCAACGCCCGGCTGATGACGTGAAAACGGAGATCGTCACCACCCATTTTGACTACCATTCCATCAACGATCGTTTGGTCAAGCTGGATATTCTCGGCCACGATGATCCGACCGTCATTAAAATGTTGGGCGATTTGACCGGCCTGGATGCGCGACAAGTTCCACTGGACGATCCCGCTACCATGTCTCTTTTTTCCAGCACAGACGCCCTAGGGGTTACGGCGGATGAACTTGGCTCCCCGGTGGCCACCTATGGCGTGCCGGAATTCAACACCAAATTTACCCGGCAAATGTTGGAAGATATTAAACCACAATCTTTTGCAGAGCTTTTACGGATCAGCGGCTTTTCTCACGGGACAGACGTTTGGCTAAATAATGCCCAAGATTTGATTCGCAGTGGGACCGCTTCGGCTACTGAAACTATTTCAACACGCGATGATATCATGCTTTTTTTGATTGAAAAAGGCATGGATTTCAGCCTGTCCTTTAAAATCATGGAAAGCGTGCGAAAGGGGCGCGGTTTGAGCGATGACCACCATGCGGCTATGGTAGAAAGCAACATTCCTGAATGGTTCATCGCCTCCTGCGAAAAAATCAAATATCTTTTCCCTAAAGCCCACGCCGTGGCCTATGTCATGATGGCTTATCGGATAGCCTGGTTTAAGATTAACCAGCCCTTGGCCTTCTATGCGGCCTACTTTACAGTCCGTGGCGCAGACGAATTTGACCTGGCAACAGTCCTTGCAGGAAAGACAGCTGTACAGAAGAAAATTCAAAATATATACAATTGTGGTAGAGACGCCTCAGCTAAAGATAAGGCGGCTATCAGTGTTTTAGAGGTAGCCTTGGAACTCTTGGTCCGCGGCTTTCACGTTTTACCGGTCAATATTGACAGGTCCGACGCCTTAAAATTTACAATCGTCGACGATGCCCTTTTACCACCTTTAGTTGCTATTCCTGGACTTGGACAGACTATTGCGACAACTATCGCCGAAGCGCGATCAGAAAAACCCTTTATTTCTGTTGAAGATTTAAAAAATAGAGGAAAGGTTGGAGCTGCGATGGTGGAAGAGATGCAACGATTGGGTATTTTAGAGGGAATGCCGGATAGTAATCAAATAAATTTGTTTTAA
- the ispG gene encoding flavodoxin-dependent (E)-4-hydroxy-3-methylbut-2-enyl-diphosphate synthase, which produces MRHKTRSFTVRDLGVGGDHPVFIQSMTNTDTHDSAATLAQIHALAAAGARLVRVAVPDKAALSALETIVNKSPVPIVADIHFDHRLALAAVACGVDGVRINPGNIGGHDRFLQVIEACRKAETPMRIGVNSGSVERDLLKKYGGPTPEAMVESLVNHVRVCEAADFHLLVLSVKASGVQEMVAANRLAAAQLDYPLHLGVTEAGGVRTGTIKSAVGIGALLLDGIGDTLRVSLSGDPLNEIPVAHDILKACGLIDSGVNIIACPTCGRTQIDLLPLLEAVEELTRDIKKPLKIAVMGCAVNGPGEAREADIGIAGGKGRGLVFRKGEIVASVSEEALLETFEQHLQELLLEETKL; this is translated from the coding sequence ATGCGACATAAAACGCGATCTTTTACAGTGCGAGACTTAGGGGTGGGCGGTGACCATCCGGTATTTATTCAGTCCATGACCAACACAGATACCCACGACAGCGCCGCAACGCTGGCACAGATTCATGCGCTGGCCGCAGCCGGTGCCCGGTTGGTTCGGGTGGCGGTGCCGGATAAGGCGGCCTTGTCGGCCTTGGAAACGATTGTAAACAAGAGTCCGGTGCCCATTGTGGCGGACATTCATTTTGACCATCGCTTGGCCTTGGCGGCCGTGGCCTGTGGGGTTGATGGCGTCCGGATTAATCCCGGTAACATTGGCGGTCATGACCGGTTTTTACAGGTAATCGAGGCCTGCCGCAAGGCGGAGACCCCGATGCGCATCGGGGTGAATTCCGGCTCGGTTGAACGGGACTTGCTTAAAAAATACGGCGGCCCGACACCAGAAGCCATGGTGGAAAGTTTGGTCAACCATGTGCGGGTCTGTGAGGCAGCTGATTTTCATTTGCTGGTCTTGTCGGTGAAGGCGTCCGGCGTTCAGGAAATGGTAGCGGCCAACCGGTTGGCGGCAGCCCAGCTGGATTATCCGCTGCACCTGGGTGTAACAGAAGCCGGCGGCGTGCGCACAGGCACGATAAAATCTGCTGTGGGCATCGGCGCCTTATTGTTGGACGGGATTGGGGATACCCTGCGTGTCTCCTTAAGCGGCGATCCGCTCAATGAAATTCCGGTGGCTCATGACATTTTAAAAGCCTGCGGGCTTATTGATTCAGGCGTTAACATCATAGCCTGTCCGACTTGTGGCCGCACCCAAATTGACTTGCTGCCGCTCCTGGAAGCGGTGGAGGAGTTGACCCGAGACATCAAGAAACCGCTTAAAATTGCCGTTATGGGCTGTGCGGTGAACGGCCCGGGTGAAGCGCGAGAAGCAGATATTGGCATTGCCGGCGGAAAAGGCAGGGGCCTTGTTTTTCGCAAAGGCGAAATTGTCGCCAGCGTGTCTGAAGAGGCCCTACTGGAGACCTTTGAACAACATTTACAAGAACTCTTACTGGAGGAAACAAAACTATGA
- the dxr gene encoding 1-deoxy-D-xylulose-5-phosphate reductoisomerase, with translation MKEIAVLGATGSIGRQTLQVVEEHPSLFSISVLAGHRNANLLRKQALKFRPKAVFITAPETYRELAPELKQAGMAVFSDWQDLQEALSTVDLVLGAISGAAGIHPTLLALEMGKTVALANKETLVAAGDLVADALQRYGGRIIPVDSEHSAIFQCLEANGKPARILLTASGGPFRHWPRERLAEVGPEDALSHPTWHMGRKITIDSATLMNKGLEVIEAVRLFGLPADAVQVLVHEESVVHSMVQWTDGTIMAQLGTADMRLPIQYALSWPDRLVNSFPTLDLAKIGTLHFAEPRWADFPALKLAYRAIEQGGIMPAVLNAANEVAVAQFLDKKLGFLAIADVAAETMAAFKADAVESLAHLSEVDQAARAKAQELCRQAGDRL, from the coding sequence ATGAAAGAAATAGCGGTATTGGGAGCCACCGGCTCCATCGGTCGACAAACGCTTCAAGTGGTGGAAGAACATCCATCACTTTTTTCTATCAGTGTATTAGCAGGGCATAGGAATGCAAACCTGCTTCGCAAACAAGCGCTGAAATTTCGCCCGAAAGCGGTTTTCATCACGGCGCCTGAAACCTATCGGGAATTGGCGCCGGAACTCAAGCAGGCGGGGATGGCTGTTTTTTCAGATTGGCAGGACTTGCAAGAGGCCTTGTCGACCGTTGACCTTGTTTTGGGGGCCATATCCGGGGCGGCCGGTATTCATCCGACCCTGCTTGCCTTGGAAATGGGAAAAACGGTGGCCTTGGCCAATAAAGAAACACTGGTTGCCGCCGGAGACTTGGTGGCCGATGCTTTGCAACGTTACGGTGGACGCATCATTCCGGTAGACAGCGAGCATTCGGCCATCTTTCAATGTTTGGAAGCCAACGGCAAGCCGGCGCGGATTCTCCTGACGGCATCAGGAGGCCCCTTCCGCCATTGGCCGCGGGAACGACTGGCTGAGGTTGGCCCGGAAGATGCCTTGAGCCACCCGACCTGGCATATGGGGCGGAAAATAACCATTGATTCGGCAACCCTGATGAACAAAGGGCTGGAAGTCATTGAGGCGGTTCGCCTTTTTGGGCTGCCGGCGGATGCGGTCCAGGTATTGGTCCATGAAGAAAGCGTTGTTCACTCTATGGTGCAATGGACAGACGGGACCATTATGGCGCAACTGGGCACGGCAGACATGCGTTTGCCCATTCAATATGCCCTCAGCTGGCCAGACCGTCTGGTCAACAGTTTTCCAACCCTTGATTTAGCAAAAATCGGGACCCTGCATTTTGCTGAACCGCGCTGGGCAGACTTCCCGGCCTTAAAATTAGCCTACCGGGCCATTGAGCAAGGAGGCATTATGCCGGCGGTCCTGAATGCAGCCAATGAAGTGGCTGTGGCCCAATTCTTAGATAAAAAACTTGGATTTTTGGCCATTGCTGATGTGGCGGCTGAAACCATGGCTGCTTTTAAGGCGGATGCCGTTGAAAGTTTGGCGCATTTGTCTGAAGTTGACCAAGCGGCGCGGGCCAAGGCCCAGGAACTTTGCCGGCAGGCGGGTGATCGGCTGTGA
- the rseP gene encoding RIP metalloprotease RseP: MSFVIAVLLLGFLVFVHELGHFMIAKISGMNVETFSIGMGPAITTFTKGGTDYVIAAIPAGGYVSVTGASGDLEEESPLPADDPRRYPNRPILHRAFFAAAGPLMNLLVAVLIFMIVFMSVGVEVPKMEMDTVISQVSDKSPAAHAGLQAGDKITAVNGKAVNSWAALQKAIADEKGAQLTVSVSRKGEVHDLPLLPKWSAGEKRYLIGISHETVYEQRRLDFSEAATASVKMTKQMSMIIFDAVGNLVTGKTSVSDKEEGLAGPVGIVKAIDESTQHGAVNVLMLTAALSVNLGLLNLLPIPALDGSRLLFLLLEAVRGRPVSAEKEGLVNLVGFAFLMGLMIYVTFNDISRLV, translated from the coding sequence ATGTCCTTTGTGATTGCTGTTTTGCTGCTGGGATTTTTGGTTTTTGTCCACGAACTGGGCCACTTTATGATTGCAAAGATTTCCGGAATGAACGTGGAAACCTTCAGCATTGGCATGGGGCCGGCCATTACAACCTTCACCAAAGGTGGAACCGACTACGTCATTGCTGCTATTCCAGCCGGCGGTTATGTCAGCGTTACCGGCGCCAGTGGGGATTTAGAAGAAGAGAGCCCTTTGCCGGCTGATGACCCGCGGCGTTATCCGAACCGACCAATTTTACACCGGGCCTTTTTTGCAGCCGCCGGTCCCTTGATGAACTTGCTGGTGGCCGTCTTGATTTTTATGATTGTCTTCATGTCGGTCGGCGTTGAAGTGCCGAAAATGGAAATGGATACAGTGATTTCACAAGTGAGTGACAAGAGTCCGGCAGCTCATGCGGGGCTGCAGGCAGGCGATAAAATCACTGCGGTTAACGGAAAAGCTGTCAACAGTTGGGCCGCCTTGCAAAAAGCCATCGCCGATGAAAAAGGGGCTCAGCTGACGGTAAGTGTGTCACGCAAGGGTGAGGTGCACGATTTGCCGCTTCTGCCCAAATGGAGTGCAGGCGAAAAGCGGTATTTGATTGGCATTTCCCATGAAACGGTTTATGAACAACGCCGGTTGGATTTTTCGGAGGCAGCGACGGCCAGTGTCAAGATGACCAAGCAGATGTCCATGATCATCTTTGATGCGGTGGGGAATTTGGTCACCGGCAAAACGTCTGTCAGCGATAAGGAAGAAGGCCTGGCCGGGCCGGTGGGCATTGTTAAAGCCATTGATGAATCAACGCAGCATGGGGCAGTCAATGTCCTGATGCTGACGGCAGCCCTATCTGTCAATTTGGGCTTATTGAACCTGTTGCCCATTCCTGCCCTGGACGGGAGCCGCTTGCTCTTTTTGTTATTGGAAGCGGTGCGCGGTCGGCCGGTCAGCGCAGAAAAAGAAGGCCTGGTAAATTTGGTTGGCTTTGCCTTTTTAATGGGGCTTATGATCTATGTAACCTTTAACGATATATCACGATTGGTGTGA
- a CDS encoding proline--tRNA ligase, with amino-acid sequence MRMTTALIPTLRDIPADAAIPSHQLLLKAGYILRTAAGLYNYLPLGHRVLAKVEAIVREEMDRFGGQEVLMPILQPAELWEESGRWEVYGEELMRIRDRHERQFCLGPTHEEVITDLVRQTIGSYKALPLRLYQIQNKYRDERRPRFGLMRGREFVMKDLYSFDLDEAGLDQAYEDMYKAYTAVFSRCGLTFKPVLADSGQIGGGYTHEFNVLADNGESVLAICPSCDYAANQEIAEVTSEPVTYAEDDAAYEKVYTPDAKTIDAVGAFLDLPAEQCVKTMMFEADGDLICVLTLGNDEVNDIKVQKIHPCDQLTLADPEKIHDRLGADPGSLGPVGMPEDIPIYADQALKGARGVVVGANENAYHYIHVDLERDANISAYGDLRLLVEGDPCPVCGEKLQFTRGIEVGQIFKLGTKYSEAMGATVLDENGKARPLIMGCYGIGVSRTVAAAVEQHHDDRGIIWPKALTPYQVHLIAVNMKNAEIAQMAEAAYKALTEAGIEVLFDDRKERAGVKFNDADLIGIPVQLIVGKGSVENGEIEWKDRRSGEKQTLQPADLTTAVQAFYEIK; translated from the coding sequence ATGAGAATGACGACAGCGTTAATCCCCACCTTGCGTGACATCCCTGCTGATGCAGCAATTCCCAGTCATCAATTGCTGTTGAAAGCCGGCTATATTTTACGAACTGCAGCGGGCTTGTACAATTACTTGCCCTTAGGCCACCGGGTTTTGGCAAAAGTGGAAGCCATTGTCCGTGAAGAAATGGACCGTTTCGGTGGGCAAGAGGTCCTGATGCCGATTTTGCAGCCGGCTGAATTGTGGGAAGAGAGCGGCCGCTGGGAGGTCTACGGCGAGGAATTGATGCGCATTCGGGACCGACACGAGCGCCAATTCTGCCTTGGTCCAACCCACGAAGAAGTCATTACCGACTTGGTGCGCCAAACCATCGGCTCTTATAAAGCCCTGCCCCTGCGCTTGTATCAAATTCAAAATAAATATCGCGATGAACGTCGGCCACGGTTTGGCCTGATGCGGGGTCGCGAATTTGTCATGAAAGACTTGTATTCCTTTGACTTGGATGAAGCCGGACTGGACCAGGCTTATGAGGATATGTATAAGGCCTACACCGCCGTCTTCAGCAGGTGTGGACTGACCTTTAAGCCTGTTTTGGCCGATTCTGGTCAGATTGGTGGCGGCTATACCCACGAGTTTAACGTCTTGGCCGATAATGGCGAATCCGTTTTGGCCATTTGCCCCTCCTGTGATTATGCGGCAAACCAGGAAATTGCCGAAGTCACATCTGAGCCGGTGACCTATGCCGAAGATGATGCCGCCTATGAAAAGGTTTATACCCCGGATGCGAAGACGATTGATGCGGTAGGGGCCTTCCTGGATCTGCCGGCAGAGCAATGCGTTAAAACCATGATGTTTGAAGCAGACGGTGATTTGATCTGTGTCTTGACCCTGGGCAATGATGAGGTCAATGACATTAAAGTGCAAAAAATCCATCCCTGTGATCAACTGACCCTGGCCGATCCTGAAAAAATCCATGACCGCCTTGGTGCAGACCCGGGGTCCTTGGGACCGGTCGGCATGCCGGAGGATATACCCATTTATGCGGACCAGGCCTTAAAAGGTGCCAGGGGTGTCGTGGTAGGCGCCAATGAAAATGCCTATCATTATATCCATGTGGATCTGGAGCGTGACGCAAATATCAGCGCTTACGGTGACTTGCGCTTGTTGGTTGAAGGGGACCCTTGCCCGGTTTGTGGCGAAAAGCTTCAATTTACCCGCGGCATTGAAGTGGGTCAGATTTTTAAGTTGGGCACCAAGTATTCGGAAGCCATGGGCGCCACCGTTTTAGATGAGAACGGTAAGGCCCGCCCCCTCATTATGGGCTGCTATGGCATCGGTGTCAGCCGTACGGTGGCCGCCGCCGTGGAACAGCACCACGATGACCGCGGCATCATTTGGCCCAAGGCCCTTACGCCCTATCAAGTTCACCTAATTGCTGTCAACATGAAGAATGCTGAGATTGCCCAAATGGCGGAGGCTGCCTATAAGGCCTTAACCGAGGCCGGCATTGAAGTTCTTTTTGACGACCGCAAGGAGCGCGCCGGCGTTAAGTTTAACGATGCAGACCTGATTGGCATTCCGGTGCAGCTGATCGTCGGCAAGGGCAGCGTTGAAAATGGCGAAATTGAGTGGAAGGACCGTCGCAGCGGTGAAAAACAAACCTTGCAGCCGGCTGATTTAACCACTGCTGTTCAAGCCTTTTATGAGATAAAGTAG
- a CDS encoding phosphatidate cytidylyltransferase — MRQRIITGAVGIPVILLCLFTVRPLMLLLVVALTAGALFELARMYAPKRPLAFLWLPACGAVGFFVTYLLQVPDWQGIVLAFYLTVLLALGVFAYPHLPIGDLGFLLLMLIYGAWTLMHALVLYDAPHGSWLLLMAFLTVWFSDSGAYFVGRAFGRHKLAAQLSPNKTVEGAVGGIVLAVLALLIANVFIKALPGPAATVLFAVAIAVVGILGDLFESLLKRTFGVKDSGNILPGHGGILDRFDSLMLVLPVVSYLLPFLATL; from the coding sequence ATGAGACAACGAATCATCACCGGAGCGGTGGGCATCCCTGTTATCCTGCTCTGCTTGTTTACCGTGCGTCCCTTGATGCTGCTTTTGGTGGTGGCGCTAACGGCGGGGGCCTTGTTTGAATTGGCGCGGATGTATGCGCCGAAACGGCCGCTGGCCTTTTTGTGGTTGCCTGCCTGTGGAGCAGTCGGCTTTTTTGTGACCTATTTGCTGCAGGTTCCTGATTGGCAGGGCATCGTTTTGGCCTTTTACCTGACTGTTTTGCTGGCGCTTGGTGTGTTTGCCTACCCGCACTTGCCCATCGGTGATTTGGGATTTTTGCTTTTGATGCTGATTTACGGGGCGTGGACGCTAATGCATGCCCTGGTCTTATATGACGCACCCCATGGCAGCTGGCTGCTGCTCATGGCCTTTTTGACGGTTTGGTTTTCAGACAGTGGCGCCTATTTTGTAGGGCGCGCCTTTGGGAGGCATAAATTGGCAGCCCAGCTTTCGCCGAATAAAACGGTGGAAGGGGCTGTAGGCGGTATTGTTTTGGCTGTTCTGGCCCTGCTCATCGCCAATGTCTTTATTAAAGCCCTGCCCGGTCCGGCGGCGACGGTTCTTTTTGCCGTTGCAATTGCCGTGGTGGGCATTTTAGGAGACCTATTTGAAAGTTTACTCAAGCGGACTTTCGGGGTAAAAGATTCCGGTAATATTTTGCCGGGCCATGGCGGCATCTTGGATCGCTTTGACAGTCTGATGCTGGTTTTGCCTGTGGTCAGCTATCTGTTGCCTTTTTTGGCGACCTTATAA